ACCCACACGCAGTACAGCGCGGACGAGGGCGCCGACGCGGCCACCAAGCGCGTGGAGCAGCTGCTGGGCCACAGCGGCGGGCTGGCGCAGAACCAGCACATCATGGGCTGGGGGGCCGACAATCCCGAACCGGTCAAGGGACACTACGACTTCGGCGCCCTGGACCGCCGTGTCGACTTCATGCGTGCCTCCGGCGCCACCCCGGTGATCACCCTGTGCTGTTCCCCGGACTGGATGAAGGGCGGCAGGGCCGGGGCCGGCAGCACCGACTGGAGCCGATCCGCCCTGGAGAAGGCCCCCACCCCGGCCCACTACCAGGACTTCGCCGACCTGGCCGCGACCGTCGCCCGGCGCTATCCGGACGTGAAGCACTTCATCGTCTGGAACGAGTTCAAGGGCTTCTGGAACGACGCCGAGTCCCGCTGGGACTACGAGGGATACACGAAGATGTACAACCTCGTGTACGCGGCGCTGAAGAAGGTCGGCAAGGACATCATGGTCGGCGGGCCCTACCTGGTCATGGACAGCGTCGACCCACGCGACCAGACCGCCTCCAGCGCGCTGAAGGGGCCCTGGGGCGCCATGGACCAGCGGGTGCTCGACGCCTTCTCGTACTGGAACACACACAAGGCGGGCGCCGACTTCACCGTGGTCGACGGCGCCAGCTACACCCGGGACGACGACCTGCTGCCGAACGAGTTCGCGGCCACCGACAAGCTGACGGCGGTCAGCGAGTGGGTGCGGCGGCAGACCCGCGATCTGCCGCTGTGGTGGGCCGAGTACTACGTCGAGCCCGGCGACGGCAACGACGACCGCAAGGGCTGGACCGAGCCGCACCGCGTCGCCGTGCAGGCCACCGGAATGATCGCCATGGTCAAGGGCGGTGCCGGATCCGGCTTCTACTGGAACCCGGAGGACAGGACGGGCACCGGCTGCGCCGGCTGTCTGTGGACGCCCACCGACAGCTCGGACGGGGGCAGGGCCCTGCCCATGTACGACCTGGTGTCCCGGTTCGCCAGGGCGTTCCCGCCCGGCACGGCCTACGAGAACGTGTCCGTCGCGGCGGACGACGTGCCAGTCGTTCGCGTCCTGGCCAGTGGCAGGACCGTCCTCGTGGTGAACACGCAGAACCGGACCATCAGCGCCCAGGTCGACGGCAGGCGGTTCGACATGCGGCCGTACGAGGTGAAGTGGCTCGACCGCTGAGCCACCCCACGCCCGTCACTTCATGGTCAGGAACCGCTGCACCAGGGACGCCAGCACCACCGCCAGCAGCGGCAGCGCGAACCAGAACGAGCTCTGCAGCAGTCGCAGTCGGCGCACCCCCGGCCGGACCGCCACCCGTACGACCTCCCGCGCGGCCAGCAGCAGGATCAGCACGACGGCGGCCAGCGCGCCGACCACCGACCACGGCGTCCAGGTCACCTGCGGCCCGATCGGCCCCGGGTGCGGCTTCGGCACCGCGCCCGGCGGCCGGCTGCGCAGCGCGAACACGGTCACGTCGTCGTTGACCAGGACCTTCGTCAGCTCCTGCCGGTTGTCGAGGTTCTCGATCAGCCGGGGCGCCCAGGTCGCGGAGTAGCCCGCGTCCAGCTGCAGATAGGTCACCTGAGACCGGTTGATCATCAGATACGAGTTCGGGCCCGCGTCCTTGAGCGCCTTGACCAGGCCCGACACCAGCACCGGGTCGGTCGGGGCCAGGGTGGGCACGTAGTTCACCCGCTCCATGTCCTGCGATCCCCACGGCATGGCCGGGGTCACGTCGTTGACCGTGTCCTGGGTCGGCCACAGCAGCCGCACTGTCGGCTTGTCGTGCGCGTACACCCAGTTCATGGCCGCGACCTCGCCGGGCCGGGTGCGCTCGAACGGCTCGTTGCCCCAGCGGGCCACCAGGAAGCCGCCCATGAGCAGCAGCCCGGCCAGCAGCGCGGCCAGCGGGGCGAGGCTCACCCGGTCCTTCTCGCGTTCCTGCGCGGTGACGCCGGCGCGCGGGAAGAGGGCGAGGGCGCCGAGCAGGGCCGCGCCCGGCACCGCGAACATGAAGACGCGCAGGGCCATCTCACCGCCGTACGACTGCATGCCGAAGCCCAGGAACGGCACGAAGGTCAGTACCAGCAGGGTCCGCTCCCGGTACCGGTGGAAGCGGCGGCGCCACCAGCCCCAGCAGGCGAACGCCATGGTCGCGCCGGCCAGCAGTACCCGGGTGTAGAGCACCAGCTTGTGCGTCGAACTGCCGCCCTGGATACGGCCGGAGACGGAGGTGGAGACGTTGCTGCCGACTCCGCCGACGCCGCCGAAGAGGTCGTTGAAGTGCCCGGACCAGTACGGCTCGGCCATGAAGCCGACCCAGACCGCGACCAGCACCGCGAACAGCAGCGGCAGCCCGCGCAGTTCGGACCGGCCGAGCAGCACCAGGGCGGCGAGCACGCCGAGCATGACGAACGGGGTGAGCTGGTGCGCCGGGACGCTCGCCGCGTACAGGCCGATCAGCACCAGCAGCAGCACGGCCCGCTGGCGCCGGTCGGCCCCTTCCACCTCGGCCTCGCCCGGGCGGAACCTCGTCCAGATCACGCGCGGCGGGCGGAACCAGACCAGCAGGATCGCCACGAACATCAGGTACAGCAGATAGGTGAAGCCCTGTGGGGAGAAGTAGTCCTGGCCGACCCAGCCGCACAGCACGAAGAGCCAGACGCCGGTCCACTTCGCCCGCCAGCTCGCCCGCAGCGACCGGGTGAGCAGGAACATCGGGGCCAGATAGGCGAGTTGGATGGCGGTCGGCCACCAGCGGATGACCTCGGTGAAGTCGGTGACCGAGCAGGCCCGGCCGGCGAACGCGGCCACCGCGAAGAAGCCCGGCCAGCTCCAGCGGGCGTCCAGGTCCGGCACGGCGGACCCGGTGCGGTCGATGTAGTCGATGAACCCGAGGTGCTGCCAGGCCGTCGGGAAGCGCGGCTGGGTCTCGATCACGGCGGGCAGCGCGTGCAGCGAGACGACCGTCGCGAGCAGCGTGACCAGGAGCAGGGTGCGGTGCTCGCGGCGCAGCCAGAGCAGCGCGGCGAAGACGATGACCAGCAGGGCCGCTCCGACCAGGGTCGGCAGCGGCAGCACCGAGACCAGCCCGAGACCGCCCATCCGGTCCAGGTCGCCCTCGCCGAGCCGCAGCGCGGGCACCCAGTACAGCAGCAGCGCGGCGATCAGCAGACAGCCGAGGACGACACCGGAGCGGGTGGGCAGCAGCCGTTGCCGGAGCGAGACGGGGGCCGGCGGTTCCTCGGGCATGGGTTCGTCCGGTACGGCTGCTTCCGTGGCTTCCTGCGCGAGCGGCGGGTGGATCCTGCCGACGGACGCGCCCAGCTCCTCCTGCGAGAACGGCGCGTCGACCTCCGCCGCCTCCGCCTCCCGCAGCAGTTCGGCCTCGGCCGGGCCCAGCGAGGCCTCGCTGCCGGGCTCCCTCTCCTCGACCGGGAGTCCCAGTGGCGGCACCGGCGTGCCTGCGGGCGGTGTGCCGGGGCCCGGACGGACGTCCGGCCGGCGTTCCACATGGTCGAAGTCGACGTGGATGCCGAGCGCGAGGGTGTCGGAGTCCAGCGCCCAGGCCGGGCCGTGCCGGCGCGCGGGGGAGGTGCGCGGGACCTCGGGCGCCGCCAGGTCGGCCAGGTCGCCGTCGGGTGCCGCCGTGTCCGGTACGGCGTCGGCCGCCGTCCGTATCGTCTTCCAGAGCTTCGGCGCGGCGATGGCCGCGATCACCGCGAGGCTGGCGGCCTCGGCGACGCCCGCGCCGGTCAGCCCCATCCGGGGCAGGAGCAGCAGGGTCAGGCCCAGCACCAGCACGCACAACAGGCCCTGGAGCCAGGCGAGTCCGGCGGTGCGGCTGCGCGCGCGCAGGACCGCGAAGTACGTCTCGATCACGACCCGCAGCATCGAGCCGACCGCGAGCCAGCGCAGCAGCGGGGTCGCCGCGTGCGCGTAGCCCGTGCCGAAGACGCCGAGGATCCAGGGCGCGCCGATGATCAGCAGGCCCGCGATGGGCAGCATGATCCGGGCCATCCGCTTCAGCGCGGCGCGGGTGTTGGCGGCCAGCCGTCCCGGGTCGAGCGAGCCCTCGACCGTGAGGGAGGCGCCCATGTTGATGGCGAGCAGGTCGGTCGTACCGCCGATGGTGGTGGCGATGTAGAAGTACGCGTTCTCCGCGGAGCTGACCTGCGAGGCGATGATCACCGGCACGAGGTAGATCACCGCGAGCGAGAACAGCGAACCGGTGTAGTCCCCGGCCAGGAACCTGCCGACCTGTCTCAGCGTCGGCGGCTCCGCGCGGCCCTCGGTCGCCTTGACGTGCCGGGGCACAAGGCGCCGGAACACCAGCCAGCCCAGCGGCACCACCGAGGTGGCGATCGCGGCCACCCAGGAGACGAAGACGCCCGCGGTCGGGACGGCGACGGCGAACGCGACGAGCAGGGCCAGCTTCACGGCCGAGAACACGGTGTTGCCCACCGGCACCCAGGTCGCGCTGCGCAGCCCGGTCAGCACACCGTCCTGTAGGGTGAGCAGGTTCCAGGCGATGACGGCGACGATGAAGCCGAGGCCGTTGACCGTGCCGTGCAGGAAGCGGTACGACGGCCCCCAGGAGTCCAGGGTCAGCAGGAAGACGCCGGCCGCGAGCGCCACCAGCAGGGAACTGCCCGCGTACGTACGGAAGATGAGGGTGCCGGTGCGCTTGCCGGCCACCGGGATGAAACGGGCCAGGGCGCCGGTCAGGGTCACCGCGGTCAGTCCGGCGAGGAACTTCATCGCGGCGATGGCGGCCGAGCCCTGTCCGACCGCCGACTCGGAGTAGTAGCGCGCCGCGGCCAGCCAGAAGCCGAGCCCGAGCACGGCCGAGATGCCCGTGTTGAGCATCAGCGCGTAGGCGTTGCGGAACAGCGGGGTGCCGCCGGAGGACCGGCCCGTGCCGGGCAGCCGCAGGCGGCGCCCGGGCTTCTCGGGCGCCTCGGCGCCGGTCGTCGCGGACTCGGTCGTGGTGGTCGTCGTGTCAGACACGGGAACGGATGGCCTTCCGGCGGACCTGGCGTGCTCTGCGGACGAGGGCGTACCCCTTGGTGAGGGCGCGGTCTTTGGCGAAGGTACGGGTGACGGCCCGGCCGTGGAGCAGCCGTTCGAACTCCTCGACGCCGGTGCCGCGCCGGACCGTGACCCGCTGCAGCGCGTACGGCCCCTGGCGGCGGCGGGCGAGGGCGTTGCCGACGGCGAGCGCCTGGGCGTAGCCGCTCGCGCGCACGGCCTGGCGGACCCGGCGGCTGGAGTAGCCGTAGGGGTAGGCGAACGACGCCGGGCGGGCGCCGAGTTCGTCCGCGACGATCTCGGTGCAGCGGGCCAGCTCCGTGCGCAGCGGGCCGTCGTCGAGCTGGTCGAGCTGCGGATGGGTGTGGCTGTGCCCGCCGATCTCGACGCCGGCGGCGGCCAGTTCGCGCACCTGCCCCCAGTCGAGCATGGTGTCCAGGCCGCCCCCGGTGTCGTACGCGCCCCTGATCCAGCCGGTGGAGACGAACAGGGTGGCCGCGAAGGCGTGCTTGGCGAGGACGGGCAGCGCATGCCGGTGCACGCCCTCGTAGCCGTCGTCGAAGGTGATCAGCACCGGCCGGGCGGGCAGCGGGCGGCCGGAGCGCCAGCGGGCCGCGAGGTCGGCGGTGGTGACCGGGGTCAGGCCCAGGTCGCCGATGAGCGCCATCTGCTCGGCGAACGCCTCCGGCGCGACCGACAGGGCACGGGTGGCGTCGTTGGGCGCGGTGGCGACGGAGTGGTACATGAGGATCGGTACGGGAGTGTCACTCACCGCTGCCCCCTTCGATCGGTGCCACCGAGAACGTCGTACCGCCCCGCCGCGCGCGCAGGCTCCCCAGCGCGTAGCCGCCGGCGGCGCTCAGCACCCCGGCGACGATCGCGCCCGCGCGTCCCGCGCCGCCCGGCCGGGCCAGCAGCGCGTCCCGCAGGCCACGAGCGACCCCCGCGGGCAGCACCCTGGTGGTGTACCGGCGTTCGGACTCCAGCCCCTTGTCCGCGCCGACGCTCCGGGCGACCAGCGCCTTGGACAGGCCCTCGGCGTAGGTGCGGGTGCGGAAGTAGGCGAAGTGCTCGCGGGGTTCCGGCACCCGGTGGTGGATCACCGCGCGGTCGTCGATGAGCAGGACGGCGTCGGGGCGGGCCCGGGTGAGGCGGATGCACAGTTCCGTCTCCTCGCAGCCCAGCGGGCGGCGGTCGCCGTCGCGGCCGATGCCGGTGGCGAAGCCGCCCGCCGCCTCGAACGCCGTACGCCGGAAGGAAGCGTTTCCTCCGAGGACGTTGCGCACCCGGACCCGGCCCGGTGGCAGCCCCTTGTACGTGCAGCCCACCACCCAGTCGAACTCCTCCGGGAACCAGGCCGGACGCCGGCCCGACGCCCAGACGGGCTCCGTACGGCCGCCGACCGCCATGACGCGCGGATCGGCGTAGCCCTCGGCGAAGTGCCGCAGCCAGTCCCGTTCGGCCACGGCGTCGTCGTCCAGGAAGGCGATGACCTCGCCGTGGGAGGCGGCGATGCCGGTGTTGCGGCCGGCGGACAGGCCGCGCGGGCCCGCGTTGGCCAGCACCCGGACGCCCTCGGTCGCCTTGTACTCACGGGCCAGCCGGTCCCTCAGGGCCGGGTTGTGGTCCACGACCAGGAGTGTCTCCAGGGCGGGATACGACTGCGCGCGCACCGAGGAGACCGCCGCGAGGATGTCCTCCCAGCGGTCCTCCGTGTACACGCAGATCACGACGGAGATGCCGGGATCTCTCAAGACACCTCTCCCCGGACCGTGTCGAGCATCGGCGAGGGGTGCTCCTGGCGGCGCA
Above is a genomic segment from Streptomyces fodineus containing:
- a CDS encoding GH39 family glycosyl hydrolase; the protein is MGRHGWDSDTRRWRLTALLGVGAAALALAVTLFGTLSGGPSTAGTIRDGDKVHGTPASPGAKPEPYVGWGFTHTQYSADEGADAATKRVEQLLGHSGGLAQNQHIMGWGADNPEPVKGHYDFGALDRRVDFMRASGATPVITLCCSPDWMKGGRAGAGSTDWSRSALEKAPTPAHYQDFADLAATVARRYPDVKHFIVWNEFKGFWNDAESRWDYEGYTKMYNLVYAALKKVGKDIMVGGPYLVMDSVDPRDQTASSALKGPWGAMDQRVLDAFSYWNTHKAGADFTVVDGASYTRDDDLLPNEFAATDKLTAVSEWVRRQTRDLPLWWAEYYVEPGDGNDDRKGWTEPHRVAVQATGMIAMVKGGAGSGFYWNPEDRTGTGCAGCLWTPTDSSDGGRALPMYDLVSRFARAFPPGTAYENVSVAADDVPVVRVLASGRTVLVVNTQNRTISAQVDGRRFDMRPYEVKWLDR
- a CDS encoding polysaccharide deacetylase family protein, which codes for MSDTPVPILMYHSVATAPNDATRALSVAPEAFAEQMALIGDLGLTPVTTADLAARWRSGRPLPARPVLITFDDGYEGVHRHALPVLAKHAFAATLFVSTGWIRGAYDTGGGLDTMLDWGQVRELAAAGVEIGGHSHTHPQLDQLDDGPLRTELARCTEIVADELGARPASFAYPYGYSSRRVRQAVRASGYAQALAVGNALARRRQGPYALQRVTVRRGTGVEEFERLLHGRAVTRTFAKDRALTKGYALVRRARQVRRKAIRSRV
- a CDS encoding lipopolysaccharide biosynthesis protein; translated protein: MSDTTTTTTESATTGAEAPEKPGRRLRLPGTGRSSGGTPLFRNAYALMLNTGISAVLGLGFWLAAARYYSESAVGQGSAAIAAMKFLAGLTAVTLTGALARFIPVAGKRTGTLIFRTYAGSSLLVALAAGVFLLTLDSWGPSYRFLHGTVNGLGFIVAVIAWNLLTLQDGVLTGLRSATWVPVGNTVFSAVKLALLVAFAVAVPTAGVFVSWVAAIATSVVPLGWLVFRRLVPRHVKATEGRAEPPTLRQVGRFLAGDYTGSLFSLAVIYLVPVIIASQVSSAENAYFYIATTIGGTTDLLAINMGASLTVEGSLDPGRLAANTRAALKRMARIMLPIAGLLIIGAPWILGVFGTGYAHAATPLLRWLAVGSMLRVVIETYFAVLRARSRTAGLAWLQGLLCVLVLGLTLLLLPRMGLTGAGVAEAASLAVIAAIAAPKLWKTIRTAADAVPDTAAPDGDLADLAAPEVPRTSPARRHGPAWALDSDTLALGIHVDFDHVERRPDVRPGPGTPPAGTPVPPLGLPVEEREPGSEASLGPAEAELLREAEAAEVDAPFSQEELGASVGRIHPPLAQEATEAAVPDEPMPEEPPAPVSLRQRLLPTRSGVVLGCLLIAALLLYWVPALRLGEGDLDRMGGLGLVSVLPLPTLVGAALLVIVFAALLWLRREHRTLLLVTLLATVVSLHALPAVIETQPRFPTAWQHLGFIDYIDRTGSAVPDLDARWSWPGFFAVAAFAGRACSVTDFTEVIRWWPTAIQLAYLAPMFLLTRSLRASWRAKWTGVWLFVLCGWVGQDYFSPQGFTYLLYLMFVAILLVWFRPPRVIWTRFRPGEAEVEGADRRQRAVLLLVLIGLYAASVPAHQLTPFVMLGVLAALVLLGRSELRGLPLLFAVLVAVWVGFMAEPYWSGHFNDLFGGVGGVGSNVSTSVSGRIQGGSSTHKLVLYTRVLLAGATMAFACWGWWRRRFHRYRERTLLVLTFVPFLGFGMQSYGGEMALRVFMFAVPGAALLGALALFPRAGVTAQEREKDRVSLAPLAALLAGLLLMGGFLVARWGNEPFERTRPGEVAAMNWVYAHDKPTVRLLWPTQDTVNDVTPAMPWGSQDMERVNYVPTLAPTDPVLVSGLVKALKDAGPNSYLMINRSQVTYLQLDAGYSATWAPRLIENLDNRQELTKVLVNDDVTVFALRSRPPGAVPKPHPGPIGPQVTWTPWSVVGALAAVVLILLLAAREVVRVAVRPGVRRLRLLQSSFWFALPLLAVVLASLVQRFLTMK
- a CDS encoding glycosyltransferase yields the protein MRDPGISVVICVYTEDRWEDILAAVSSVRAQSYPALETLLVVDHNPALRDRLAREYKATEGVRVLANAGPRGLSAGRNTGIAASHGEVIAFLDDDAVAERDWLRHFAEGYADPRVMAVGGRTEPVWASGRRPAWFPEEFDWVVGCTYKGLPPGRVRVRNVLGGNASFRRTAFEAAGGFATGIGRDGDRRPLGCEETELCIRLTRARPDAVLLIDDRAVIHHRVPEPREHFAYFRTRTYAEGLSKALVARSVGADKGLESERRYTTRVLPAGVARGLRDALLARPGGAGRAGAIVAGVLSAAGGYALGSLRARRGGTTFSVAPIEGGSGE